ATATTCCATTTCGGACGCGTAGGCATCCCAGGCATCGCCGGCCAATACCGGTTCCAGCGGCAGGCCCGCGCGCGCCGACCAGGCCGGCAGGTGATGGGCGGTCCATGGCACGACTTCGGCCGCCGCGATCAGCAAGGGCGCCTGCAGGACTTCCCAAGAGATTTCGCCATCTGAAATGTTCGCCTGGCGGTAGACGGCCAGATAGACCTCGTTCATGCGGGCGTCCAGCGCCACCACGATCGCGCCCGCCGGGGTGGTCTCCACCTGTGCGGCGACCGCCTGATGAGAGACAATGGGAACAACGGGGATGCCCAGGCCGAGGCCCATGCCTTGCGCCACTCCGCAGGCCACCCGCAGGCCGGTGAATCCGCCCGGACCCTGGCCAAAAGCCACCGCGTGCAAGGCGGCTGGCGCCAGTCCGGACGCCGCCAGCAACTCGTTGGCCATGGGCAGGAGCCGTTCCGCGTGCTCCTGGGAGCCTTCATGTTCCCTGACGCTGACCTCCAGGCGGCCATCGACCGCCCGCAACAGAGCCACGCCGCAACGGGACGAAGAAGTTTCCAAAGCCAGCAGGTTTAGTTCCATAGATGCAGATTGTACGAAATACCGCGACTCCGCCCCCGGTTATCAGGGGGATGCGAGGGGGATTTCAACCATGGTTCGCAATGTGTAATATCTTGTGAACGCCCACTAGCCGCTGGTTCTTGCCACTGTTACATTTCCGGCCATGAATACGCAAAACACCACCCCCACCCGAAAAATCCTCGTCGTCGACGATGATCCGCGCTTGCGCGATTTGCTGCGTCGGTACTTATCCGAACAGGGATTCAACGTTTTCGTTGCCGAAGACGCCAAAGAGATGGGCAAACTCTGGCAACGCGAGCATTTCGACCTGCTCGTGCTGGATCTGATGCTGCCTGGAGAAGATGGCCTGTCCATCTGTCGCCGGCTGCGCGGTGGTCACGACAATACCCCCATCATCATGCTGACGGCCAAGGCGGAAGAAATCGACCGCATCGTCGGCCTGGAAATGGGTGCGGACGACTACCTGTCCAAGCCGTTCAACCCCCGGGAACTGCTGGCGCGGATCAACGCGATCCTGCGCCGCCGCGGCACCGAGGAACACCCCGGCGCCCCCAGCCAGGAAAACGAGTCCATCGCCTTCGGCCCCTACACGCTGAACCTGTCCACCCGCACGCTCACGCGCAACGGCGAACAGGTGCCCATCACCACCGGCGAATTCTCGGTGCTGAAGGTGTTCGCACGCCACCCCAAGATCCCGCTGTCGCGCGACAAGCTCATGGAACTGGCGCGCGGCCGCGAATACGAAGCCTTCGATCGCAGCCTGGACGTGCAGATCTCGCGCCTGCGCAAGCTGATCGAACCGAATCCGTCCAAGCCCGTATTCATCCAGACCGTCTGGGGTCTCGGATACGTGTTTGTGCCGGACGGTGGTAGCTGACCGACTCGCCCGCCCCGGGCAGGAGCGCAGCCTCGTGCCCCGCTTGCGCAGAACCTTCAGGAACCTGACATCACGTTTGCGGCTCGGCTTGTTCGGCCGCACGTTCCTGTTGCTCGCCGCGCTGATGCTCGTCAGCCTGGGCGCGTGGCTACAAGTATTTTTCAGCATGGAGCTGGGACCGCGCGCCAATCAAATGGCGCAGCGGGTGATCACGGCCGTCAATATCACGCGCACCGCGCTGATCTACTCGCATAACGACGAGCGCAGCAAGCTGCTGCTGGACTTGGCCACCAACGAAGGCATCCAGGTCTATCCGCGCGAAGTCACCGACTTCGCCGAAGCCCTCCCCGACGACGATTACTGGCAACGCGTTGCCCAGCACATCCGCACGCGCTTCGGCCCGGAAACGCAGATTGCCTGGGGCGTCAACCAGGTGCCCGGCTTCTGGGTCAGTTTCCAGATAGAGAAAGACCTTTACTGGCTGGTGTTCGAGCGCGAGCAGATCGGCCTGACGGGCGGGATCGAATGGCTGGGCTGGGGCGCCACGGCGCTATTGCTGTCGCTGGTGGGAGCCGCGGTCAGCGTGGGCTTCGTCAACCGGCCGCTATCGCGGCTGGCCCGGGCCGCCCAGGTGCTGTCGCGGGGCGAAACTCCCGCTGCCCTGCCCGAGCAGGGACCGCTGGAGATCCGCGACCTGAACGCCTCGTTCAACCGCATGGCCAAGGACCTGAGACAGGCGGAGGCCGACCGCGAGCTGATGCTCGCGGGGATCTCGCACGACCTGCGCACGCCGCTTGCGCGCATGCGACTCGAGATCGAGTTGAGCGGCGTGTCCGAGGACGCCCGCCAGGCCATCGACGAAGACCTGGGCCAGATCGACCACAGCATCGGCCAATTGATGGAGTACGCGCGCCCCGCCGGCACCTTGCCGCAGCTGGCCACGGACATCTCCGCGGTGCTGGCCGAGCTCTACGAACGCGAACGCAGCCATACCGCATCCCTGGGCGGGGAGCTGGACGCCACGCTGGAACCGGGCCTGCGCGCCCGCATCACGGCGCTGGACCTCAAGCGCATCGTCAGCAACCTGATCGAGAACGCGCGACGCTACGGCCGTTCCGCCGACGGCATGGCGCATCTGGTCATGACACTGCAAGCTGAAGGCTCCATGATCGTGATCGAGGTGTCCGACCGCGGTCCCGGCATCGCGCCGGAAGACGTCGACCGCCTGCTGCGGCCGTTCTCGCGCGGCGAGGCGGCACGCACCGGCGTCAGCGGCGCGGGTCTCGGCCTGGCCATCGTCGAACGCCTGCTCAAGCACGTGGGCGGCTCGCTGCGCATGCTGCCGCGCGAGGGCGGCGGCCTGACCGCAAGGATAGAGTTGCCCAAAGCAAAGTTTAGGAATTATCAATTAGACAACGAAAATCCATAGCGTAGAATTAAGGTTTGAGGCGCAGCCTTAATTCCACCAACAACTGGGAGTAAACATGAAAACTGTTGGCGACAAACTCGAACCCTTCAAGGTCACCGGCGTCAAGCCCGGCTTCAACCAGCACGAAGAAAACGGCGTGTCGGCGTTTGAAGACATCACCGAAAGCTCGTTCCCCGGCAAGTGGAAGGTCATCTACTTCTACCCGAAAGACTTCACGTTTGTTTGCCCGACCGAAATCGTCGGCTTCAACAAGCTGGCCAAGGATTTCGAAGACCGCGACGCCGTCCTGCTGGGCGGTTCGAGCGACAACGAATTCGTCAAGCTGGCCTGGCGCCGTGAGCACCCGGACCTCAACAAGCTGGGTCACTACCAGTTCGGCGACACCACCGGCGCCCTGATCGACCAGCTGGGCGTGCGTGAAAAGGGTGCTGGCGTTGCCCTGCGCGCCACCTTCATCGTTGATCCGGACAACACGATCCAGCACGTTTCGGTGAACAACCTGAACGTCGGCCGTAACCCGGAAGAAGTTCTGCGTCTGCTCGACGGCCTGCAAACCGACGAGCTGTGCCCGTGCAACCGTACGGTTGGCGGCGCCACGCTGTAATTTCCAGCCCGGCCCGGGACCCGATTGCGGGTCCTGCGCTGGGCTTTAACTGCTCTAGATTATAGGTAAAAGCTATGGAATTTCTTACGACCATTAAGGAACAACTGCCGGATTGGGCCAAGGACATCCGCCTGAATCTGGACGCCGTGATCGCCCGCTCGACCCTGGCTCCCGAAGATGCCGTCGGCGCCGCCCTGTCCGCTGCCTATGCCGCGCGCAGCCCGGTGCTGGTCGAAGCCTTCAAGAGCGGCCTGTCGGAAGGCGACGCCAACGCCGCGCTGACGGCCTCTGCCCTCATGGGCATGAACAACACCTGGTATCCCTACGTCGAAATGACCGGCGACGCCCAACTGAAGAGCCTGCCGGCCCAGTTGCGCATGAACGCCTACGCCACCCACGGCGGCGTGGAGAAGAAGCGCTTCGAGCTGTTCGCCCTGGTGGCCTCCATCATCGGCAAGTGCCATTTCTGCGTAGCCTCGCACTACGAGAACCTGAAGAACGACGGCCTGTCGACCGAACAGCTGCGCGACGCCGGCCGCATTGCCGCCGTGGTCAACGCCGCCGCCCTGGCGCTGGCTGCCCAAGGCAAGTAAACGGCCCCGCGCAATAAAAAACCCGCCTGCGGCGCATGCCGCAGGCGGGTTTTCTTATGCAGGGCTGTCGATCGCTTATTTCTTCGGCATGCTCGACGTGGTCGGCAGGCCGTTGGCGACCCAGGCCTCGACGCCGCCGCGGTACCAGTACACGGTCCAGCCCAATGTGCCGGCGCGCAACGCCGCGTTGTAGGCGGAACGATCGTTCATGCCTGCGCCCAGGATCACGACGGGCGCCTTGCGATCGCCACCGTTGTTCTTCAACAGCCAGGCGTCGAAGCCTTGTTGCAGGTGATCCGTGACGCTGCCGTCCGAACCCGCATCTGTCAGCGGATAACCGATGGGCACCGTGTCGCGCAGCCCGCTGGTGTCGACGATCAGGAGATTCTTGTCCTTCTTGATCATCCCGACCAGGTCGGCGGTCGTGATCACCTGGGCCCGGTAGATCTTGTTGGGCGTCGGCCCCTTGTACGGCGCGGTGAACAGCATGGTCGTGGCGGGCACGCCAAAGTCCTTCAGCTCGTCGATGGCGCTGGCAGGCAGGCCCTGCCCCGGCGCCGGCTGCTGACGCGGCGGGGCCGAGCCTGGGGCGCCGCCGCCCTGGGCCGCGACCTCGCCGCCCACGGTGCCCATCTCGATGTCGGAAATCATCACCGCGATGTTTTCGATCAGTTCGTAGCACATGGTGATCGAGCCTTCGCGCGGGCTGTACCAGGCATTGAGCTGGCCGCAGTCCTTGAACACCACGTTGACCGGGCGCGGCAGCACGTAGCGCTCGCCCAGCAGCTTGATGTTGTTCGAGATCGCTTCGGACAGATTGTTCGCAAACAAGTTGCCGATCTTGCGCTTGGACGGCTGGAACACCACCTTCACCGGCGCGCCGGGCGCATTCGCCGGCTGCTGGCCTTCGGGCGTCCAGGTGCCCACGCGCGTGTGAGGCGCCAGGATCTTGTTCCAGGCGCGGTTCTGCTTGTTGAATTCATCCGCGCAACGCGCCCGGGTCCGGTCCTCCAGCCCGACGTGTTTGGCAATGGACTCGAACACGGCGGGGTTGCCGCCGTACATGATGCAGAGCATGTTGCGAAAACGCTTCA
The sequence above is drawn from the Achromobacter xylosoxidans genome and encodes:
- the ompR gene encoding two-component system response regulator OmpR, which encodes MNTQNTTPTRKILVVDDDPRLRDLLRRYLSEQGFNVFVAEDAKEMGKLWQREHFDLLVLDLMLPGEDGLSICRRLRGGHDNTPIIMLTAKAEEIDRIVGLEMGADDYLSKPFNPRELLARINAILRRRGTEEHPGAPSQENESIAFGPYTLNLSTRTLTRNGEQVPITTGEFSVLKVFARHPKIPLSRDKLMELARGREYEAFDRSLDVQISRLRKLIEPNPSKPVFIQTVWGLGYVFVPDGGS
- a CDS encoding carboxymuconolactone decarboxylase family protein; translation: MEFLTTIKEQLPDWAKDIRLNLDAVIARSTLAPEDAVGAALSAAYAARSPVLVEAFKSGLSEGDANAALTASALMGMNNTWYPYVEMTGDAQLKSLPAQLRMNAYATHGGVEKKRFELFALVASIIGKCHFCVASHYENLKNDGLSTEQLRDAGRIAAVVNAAALALAAQGK
- a CDS encoding ATP-binding protein, with the translated sequence MPRLRRTFRNLTSRLRLGLFGRTFLLLAALMLVSLGAWLQVFFSMELGPRANQMAQRVITAVNITRTALIYSHNDERSKLLLDLATNEGIQVYPREVTDFAEALPDDDYWQRVAQHIRTRFGPETQIAWGVNQVPGFWVSFQIEKDLYWLVFEREQIGLTGGIEWLGWGATALLLSLVGAAVSVGFVNRPLSRLARAAQVLSRGETPAALPEQGPLEIRDLNASFNRMAKDLRQAEADRELMLAGISHDLRTPLARMRLEIELSGVSEDARQAIDEDLGQIDHSIGQLMEYARPAGTLPQLATDISAVLAELYERERSHTASLGGELDATLEPGLRARITALDLKRIVSNLIENARRYGRSADGMAHLVMTLQAEGSMIVIEVSDRGPGIAPEDVDRLLRPFSRGEAARTGVSGAGLGLAIVERLLKHVGGSLRMLPREGGGLTARIELPKAKFRNYQLDNENP
- a CDS encoding peroxiredoxin, which encodes MKTVGDKLEPFKVTGVKPGFNQHEENGVSAFEDITESSFPGKWKVIYFYPKDFTFVCPTEIVGFNKLAKDFEDRDAVLLGGSSDNEFVKLAWRREHPDLNKLGHYQFGDTTGALIDQLGVREKGAGVALRATFIVDPDNTIQHVSVNNLNVGRNPEEVLRLLDGLQTDELCPCNRTVGGATL